TCGGCATTTTCCCAGTTTTGCCCAGGTGCAAGAATTTGACTTGCTACCTCTAACCAACGGGGATCATCTATTGTCCAACCTTTTTCCTTACGAGCTTGTTTGATAATTTGCAACCCTGTTTGAGAAAGTTTCAGGCTAGGCATTACAGGTCAGTGGGAGAATGGATCAAATTCTTTAAGCTCAATTCTAAATCACCACGATGGGAATTGACCTTTAGCCTCCCCGATCCCCTTGAGAAAATTGACACATCGCGTTAAGCTTCCTTAGCGTAACTGCACAATTGTGACATTAGGTAATGACAAATCAATCCTCCCCGCAAATTCCCTCCTCGGCTTGGAAACGTCCTATTGGGTTAGGTTGGGATATACCTTATACTGTCCGCTACGCTAGTAATATTGATGATGGGCCTTGGCATGGGATGCCATTAGGTGGCTTTGGTGCAGGTTGTATTGGTCGGTCTTCGCGGGGAGATTTTAACCTATGGCACATTGATGGGGGTGAGCATGTTTTCCAAAATTTTCCGGCTTGCCAATTTATTGTGTTTGAGTCAAATGGCTCATCCTCCCAAGCTTATGCTTTGTCTACGCAAGCACCGGATGATGGTAGCCTGAAAAGTTGGCAATGGTATCCTGCATCGAATGGAACACAGGAAACAGGCACATATCACGCTTTGTATCCTCGTAGCTGGTTTGTGTATGAGAATGTTTTTCAGGCGGAGTTAACTTGTGAGCAGTTTTCCCCCATTTGGGCTAATAATTATCAAGAGACTAGTTACCCTGTAGCGGTGTTTGCATGGCAAGCGCATAACCCCACCAATGCACCTATCACACTCAGTATTATGCTGAGTTGGCAAAATATGGTGGGTTGGTTTACGAATGCGCTCAAATCTCCCAATGTGCGGGTGCGGGATGATGGGAGTCCAGTTTATGAATATCAGCCGCGTGTGGGGGAAAGTCAGAGGAATTACAATTATTTAGATGAAACTCCCCAACATATTGGTTGCTTTTTCGGTCGGGTGGGTATGACTGAACCTTTACAAGAAGGTGAAGGGAGTTGGTGTATTGCGACGTTGAAGCATCCCCAAGTGGAGGTGTTTCACCATACAAGATGGAATCCTGTGGGTACTGGTGAGGAGGTATGGCAGAGTTTTGCGGCGGATGGTTCTTTGCCTAATTATATAGATACCACGGCTGCGGCAGAGAATGAACAGTTGGGAGGAGCGATCGCAGTTCGTTTTACTCTCCAGCCTGGGCAAACTCTGGAAATTCCCTTTGTGCTGAGTTGGGATTTCCCGGTGACAGAATTTGCTGCTGGCATTAATTACTATCGCAGATATACAGATTTCTTTGGTAAATCTGGTGATCATGCTTGGGCGATCGCAACTCTGGCTCTAGAACAGTATAAAACTTGGCAACAACAAATTGCCAGTTGGCAAGAACCCATTCTGAATCGAGAAGATTTACCCGACTGGTTCAAAATGGCTCTATTTAATGAATTGTACGACCTCACCAGTGGGGGAACTCTCTGGAGTGCAGCCACACCAAGCGATGCCATTGGACAGTTTGCGGTGTTGGAATGTTTAGACTATCGTTGGTATGAAAGTTTGGATGTCCGGTTGTATGGTTCTTTTGGGTTGTTGCAACTCTACCCAGAATTAGAAAAATCTGTAATACGTGCTTTTGCTAGAGCAATTCCCCAAAGTGATGATACTCCCCGTGTGATTGGTTATTACTATACCATTGGGGCAGAAAGTCCGCTTGCTGTACGTAAAGCCGCAGGTGCAACACCCCATGATTTAGGCGCACCCAATGAACACGTTTGGGAGAAGACTAATTATACCAGCTATCAAGATTGTAATTTGTGGAAGGATTTAGGTTGTGATTTTGTCTTGCAAGTATACCGGGATTATCTTCTCACTGGTGCTGACGATGTGCAATTCCTAGCAGACTGCTGGGATGCAATTGTAGAAACCCTTGATTATGTGAAAAAGTTTGATTTAGATGGGGATGGGATTCCCGAAAACTCTGGTGCGCCTGATCAAACCTTTGATGACTGGCGTTTGCAAGGGGTTAGCGCCTATTGTGGAGGTTTGTGGTTGGC
Above is a genomic segment from Nostoc sp. MS1 containing:
- a CDS encoding GH116 family glycosyl hydrolase; this encodes MTNQSSPQIPSSAWKRPIGLGWDIPYTVRYASNIDDGPWHGMPLGGFGAGCIGRSSRGDFNLWHIDGGEHVFQNFPACQFIVFESNGSSSQAYALSTQAPDDGSLKSWQWYPASNGTQETGTYHALYPRSWFVYENVFQAELTCEQFSPIWANNYQETSYPVAVFAWQAHNPTNAPITLSIMLSWQNMVGWFTNALKSPNVRVRDDGSPVYEYQPRVGESQRNYNYLDETPQHIGCFFGRVGMTEPLQEGEGSWCIATLKHPQVEVFHHTRWNPVGTGEEVWQSFAADGSLPNYIDTTAAAENEQLGGAIAVRFTLQPGQTLEIPFVLSWDFPVTEFAAGINYYRRYTDFFGKSGDHAWAIATLALEQYKTWQQQIASWQEPILNREDLPDWFKMALFNELYDLTSGGTLWSAATPSDAIGQFAVLECLDYRWYESLDVRLYGSFGLLQLYPELEKSVIRAFARAIPQSDDTPRVIGYYYTIGAESPLAVRKAAGATPHDLGAPNEHVWEKTNYTSYQDCNLWKDLGCDFVLQVYRDYLLTGADDVQFLADCWDAIVETLDYVKKFDLDGDGIPENSGAPDQTFDDWRLQGVSAYCGGLWLAALEAAIAISDILLQNHQDAATKENLLSQKSTYETWLKQSLPIYQEKLWNGKYYRLDSESGSDVVMADQLCGQFYANLLELPEIVPSDRAISALQTVYDACFLKFYNGQFGAANGVRPDGSPENPKATHPLEVWTGINFGLAAFLVQMGMKDEGLRLTQAVVEQIYNNGLQFRTPEAITAAGTFRASTYLRAMAIWAVYLVISH